In the Aquipuribacter hungaricus genome, TGAGCCTGCACGCGGGCGAGGTCACCCAGGGCCGGATCATCCGCGGCATGGTCGGCCGCGACCTGGAGAGCTTCTACCCGGACCGGCAGTCCGACCCGGGCGAGGAGGTCCTCCGCGTCGAGGACTGGACCGTCATGCACCCCACGCAGGACCGCAAGGTCGTCGACGGCGCCTCGTTCTCCGTCCGCGCGGGCGAGGTCGTCGGCATCGCCGGCCTCATGGGGGCCGGGCGCACCGAGCTGGCCATGAGCATCTTCGGCCGCTCCTACGGCCGCGACATCACCGGCCGGCTGTTCATGCACGGCAAGGAGACCCGGGTGCGCGACGTGCCCGAGGCCATCGACGCCGGCATCGCCTACGCCACCGAGGACCGCAAGAAGTACGGCCTCAACCTCATCGAGGACATCCGCCGCAACGTCTCCGCCGCCGCGCTGGGCAAGCTCGCCCGCCGCGGGTTCGTCAACGGCAACGAGGAGATCAAGGTCGCCGAGGGCAGCCGCCGCGACATGAACATCAAGGCGCCGTCCGTGCTGTCCGTCGTCGGCAAGCTGTCCGGCGGCAACCAGCAGAAGGTCGTCCTGTCCAAGTGGTTGTTCACCGACCCGGACGTCCTCATCCTCGACGAGCCGACGCGCGGCATCGACGTCGGCGCCAAGTACGAGATCTACACGATCGTCAACAAGCTGGTCGCGGACGGGAAGGCCGTCGTGGTCATCTCCTCCGAGCTGCCCGAGCTCCTGGGCATCTGCGACCGGATCTACACCCTGTCGGCCGGTCGCATCACCGGCCAGGTGCCTGTCAACCAGGCGACGCAGGAGAACCTCATGGAGCTCATGACCAAGGAGAAGGAGCCCGTCGGATGAGCACTACCACCCCCGCCACCGCCCCCGCAGCGGAGGTGACCTCGAAGGCGCTCCACACCGGCACGAGCGACGTCCGCACGCTGCTCACCCGCAACCTGCGCACCAGCGGCATCTACGTCGCCTTCGTCGCCATCGTCGCGCTGTTCGCCATCCTCACCGGCGGCACGTCGCTGAGCCCGACGAACATCACGAACATCGTCCTGCAGTACTCCTACATCCTCGTGCTGGCGATCGGCATGGTCCTGGTGATCATCGCCGGGCACATCGACCTGTCCGTCGGCTCCGTCGTCGCGCTGACCGGGGCGGTCTCGGCCGTCCTCGTCATCCGCGAGGGCGTGCCGTGGTGGGTCGGCGTGCTCGCCGCCATCGCCGTCGGCCTCGCGGTCGGCGCCTGGCACGGGTTCTGGGTGGCCTACGTCGGCATCCCCGCCTTCATCGTCACCCTCGCCGGCATGCTCCTGTTCCGCGGGCTCACGCTGCAGGTGCTCAGCAACATCACGCTGTCGCCCTTCCCCACGGAGTACGGCCGGATCGCCGGCGGCTTCTCCAACGGCCTGCTCGGCGGCAACGGCTTCGACGCCTTCACGCTGCTCATCGGCGCGCTGGCCGTGGCCGGGTACGCCGTCAGCGGCTTCCGCACCCGCACCGCGCGGATCCGCTACGCCCAGCCCGTGGAGTCCTTCCCGCTGTTCGTCCTGCGGGTCGTCGCCGTCGGCGCCGTCGTCATGGCCTTCGCGTGGCAGCTCGCCCACGCCCGCGGCCTGCCCTACGTCCTCGTCATCCTCGGCGTCCTGATCATGGTCTACGCGGTCGTGTCCAACCGGACCGTCTTCGGCCGCCAGATCTACGCCATCGGCGGCAACCTGTCCGCGGCGATGCTCTCCGGCGTCAAGGTCAAGGCCGTCAACTTCTGGATCTTCGTCAACATGGGCTTCCTGTCCGCGGTCGCCGGGATCATCTACTCGGCCCGCTCCAACGGCGCCCAGCCGTCCGCCGGCAACATGTTCGAGCTGGACGCCATCGCCGCCGCCTTCATCGGCGGGGCGGCCGTCACCGGCGGCGTCGGCACCGTCATGGGCGCCATGGTCGGCGGCCTGATCATGGCCGTCATGAGCAACGGCATGCAGCTCATGGGCGTCGACCAGTCGCTGCAGTCGGTCGTCAAGGGCCTCGTGCTCCTGCTCGCCGTCGCCTTCGACGTCTACAACAAGCGCCGCGCCGGGGCCAGCCGCTGACCCCAGCACGACCTCGCACCGGGCCACGCCCGGGGCACCAGCCCCACGAGCACCGCCCCCGACCGGTCACCGGTCGGGGGCGGTGCTGCGTCCGGGGGCGGCTACTCGACGACGACCCCGTACCCGGCGCTGCGCAGCGCGCCGATCACCGCGTCGCGGTGCTCCCCGCCGCGGGTCTCCAGCTGCAGCGCGACCTCGACCTCGTCCACGTGCAGGCGGGCCGCGGTCCGGCGGTGCTCGACCTCGACGAGGTTGGCGTCGGTGCGGCCGAGCTCCTCCAGCAGCCGCCCGAGCGCCCCCGGCCGGTCGGCGATCTGCACCCGCAGCTGCAGGTACCGCCCGCCGGCGACCAGGCCGTGGCGCAGCACGCGGTGCAGGACGAGCGGGTCGACGTTGCCGCCGGACAGCACCGCCACGACCGGCGGCTCGAACGTGCCCGGGTGGGCGAGCAGCGCGGCGACCGCGGCGGCGCCCGCCGGCTCGACGACGAGCTTGGCCCGTTCCAGCAGCAGGACGAGGGCGCGCGACAGCTCCTCCTCGGTGACCGTGACGACCCGGTCCACGAGCGCGGCGACGACGGCGAAGGGCACGTCGCCCGGGCGCCCCACGGCGATGCCGTCGGCCATCGTCGACATCCGCGCGAGCGGGACCGGCTCCCCCGCGGACAGCGACGCCGGGTAGGCCGCGGCGGCCGCCGCCTGGACCCCGACGACGGTGACGTCGCGGCCGTGCCGGCGCGCCCGGTCCGCCTCGAGCGCCACGCCCGCCAGCAGGCCGCCGCCGCCGGTGCAGACCAGCACGGTGCGGGCGTCGGGCACCTGCTCGAGGACCTCGGCGCCGAGCGAGGCCTGCCCGGACACCACGTCGACGTGGTCGAAGGGGTGGACCAGGACGGCGCCGGTCTGAGCGGACATCTCGCGGGCGGCGACCAGCGCCTCGTCGACGCTGCGCCCGACGTGCTGCACCCGGGCGCCGTAGGCGGTCGTCGCGGCCACCTTCGGCAGCGCGGCGCCGACCGGCATGAACACCGTCGCGGTGGTGCCCAGCAGCGAGGCGGCGAGCGCGACGCCCTGGGCGTGGTTGCCGGCGCTCGCCGCGACCACGCCGGGGGCCCGGCCCTGCTCCCCCAGCCGGGCGATGCGCGTGTACGCCCCGCGGATCTTGAACGAGCCGGCACGCTGGAGGTTCTCGGCCTTGAGCCACACGTCGCCGCCGAGCAGGTCCGACAGCGCGCGGTTGCGCACCACCGGGGTGGTCCGGACCACCCCGGCCAGCAGCGCGCGGGCGTCGTCGCGGTCGGCGTCGTCGGGCACGTGGCCGCCGGACCGGCTCCGCCCGACCCCGCCGGCCTCGCTGCCGGGGACGCTGGTCTCGCTCACCGCGCGCCGCCGGTCTCGGATCCCACGACGACGGTGCCCGGCGCGCGCGCCCCGTCGGCCCCGTCCAGCCCGTCGAGCCCGTCGGTCGCGCCGGCGTCCGTCGGCGGGGCGTCCTCGGCGAGCGGGACCGCGTGCGGCGAGGCGAGCGAGCGGACGAACGTCACGACCATGGCCAGCAGCGGGACGGCCAGCACCCCGCCGACGATCCCGGCGAGCACGATGCCCGTGGTGATGGCGCTGACCACGGCGAGCGGGTGCAGCTCGACGGCGCGGCCGAGCAGCAGCGGCTGCAGCACGTAGGACTCCAGCTGCTGCACCGCGAACACGATGACGAGCAGGACGAGCGCGCTCACCAGGCCCTGGCTGACCAGGGCGACGAGCACCGCGAGCGCCCCGGTGACGACCGCCCCGACCAGCGGCACGAACGCCCCGACGAAGGTGATGACGGCGATGGGCAGGGCGAACGGCACGCCGAGCACGGCCGCCCCGACCCCGATGCCCAGGGCGTCGACGAAGGCCACCACGGGCAGCGCACGGACGTACCCGGCCAGCGTCGCCCACGAGCGGCGGCCGGCCACGTCGGCGCGGGCGCGGCCGTCGCCGGGCAGCAGCGAGACGAGGAACGACCAGATCCGCGAGCCGTCGGCCAGGTAGAAGAACACCGCGAACAGGGTGAGCAGCAGCCCGGTCAGCAGCGAGGTCGCGGTGCCGGTGGCGGTGAGCGCGCCCGAGACCAGGCCGGTCGACTCCTGCACCACCGACGTGACGGCCTCGGAGATCGAGGCCTCGACCTGCGCGAGGCTCACCCCGAGCAGGTCGGCGACGAAGGCAAGCGTCTGCTCCAGGCCGTCCCCGGCCGAGGCGCCGAAGTCGCCGATCTCGGTGGCGATCTGCTGCGACACCACGGTCACCGCCAGCGCGAGCACGGCGACGAACACCGCCACCGACACCCCCGCTGCGGGGTAGCGGGGCACCCGCGAGCGCAGCAGGCCCCGGTACAGCGGGGCGAGCAGCGCCGCCACGAGCACCGCGAGCAGTAGGGGCACCGCGACCAGCCGCACCCGGTCCAGCACGAGGAAGCCGAACACGTAGACGGCGACCGCCACGACGAGCAGCCGCCAGCCCCAGGCCGTGGCGATCTCCAGCGCGCGCGGGACCGGCACCGGGGGCATGCGCCCATCTCACCACCTGGCCGGCACCTGGCGGGCGGCTCCCGCGACGACGTGCCTAGGGTGGCTCCATGCCGGCCATGCCCACGCCGCCCGCTCCCTCCACGCTCCCCGACACCCTCGGCGCGCTGCGCGCGTCGGGCTGGTCCTCCCGTGACGTCCGCGCCGAGCTGCGCGACAACCTGCTCCGCCTGATGCGCGCCGGCACCCCCCGCTTCGAGGGTGTCGTCGGCTTCGACGACACCGTGCTGCCCGAGGTCGAGCGGGCGCTGCTCGCCGGCCACGACATGGTCCTGCTCGGCGAGCGCGGCCAGGGCAAGACCCGGCTGCTGCGCTCGCTCGTCGGCCTGCTCGACGAGTGGAGCCCGCACGTCGCCGGCTCCGAGCTGTTCGAGGACCCGCTGGCGCCGGTGCTCCCGGTCACCCGCGCCCGGGCCGAGACCGAGGGCGACGACCTGCCCGTGGCCTGGCGCCACCGCAGCGAGCGCTACAACGAGAAGCTCGCCACCCCGGACACCTCGATCGGCGACCTGATCGGCGACGTCGACCCCGTCCGCGTGGCCGAGGGCCGCTCGCTGGGCGACCCGGAGACCATCCACTTCGGCCTGCTGCCGCGCACCAACCGCGGCATCTTCGCCGTCAACGAGCTGCCCGACCTCGCCGAGCGGATCCAGGTCGGCCTGCTCAACGTGCTCGAGGAGCGCGACCTGCAGGTCCGCGGCTACGCCCTGCGCCTGCCGCTGGACGTGCTGCTCGTGGCCAGCGCCAACCCCGAGGACTACACCAACCGCGGCCGGATCATCACCCCGCTCAAGGACCGGTTCGGCGCCGAGGTCCGCACCCACTACCCCGTCGACCTGCAGGCCGAGGTCGAGCTGGTCACGCAGGAGGCCGTGGTCGGCCGCGACGGCGTGGCCCGGGTGCCGTCGCACCTGGTCGAGGTGCTGGCCCGTTGGACCCGCGCGGTCCGGGAGTCGCCGTCGGTGGACGCCCGCTCCGGGGTCTCCGCGCGGTTCGCGGTCGCCGCCACCGAGACCGTCGCCGCGGGCGCGGACCGGCGCGCGGCC is a window encoding:
- the mmsA gene encoding multiple monosaccharide ABC transporter ATP-binding protein produces the protein MDDRTTSDDILQMRRITKTFPGVKALEDVSLNVRRGEIHAICGENGAGKSTLMKVLSGVYPSGSYDGEIVFDGATMSFSGIRDSEHVGIVIIHQELALVPYLSIAENLFLGNERRGRGGLIDWNKANAEAAALLASVGLDENPVTPVGQLGVGKQQLVEIAKALSKDVKLLILDEPTAALNDTDSAHLLGLLRRLREQGITSIMISHKLNEITAVSDNVTVIRDGRTVETLSLHAGEVTQGRIIRGMVGRDLESFYPDRQSDPGEEVLRVEDWTVMHPTQDRKVVDGASFSVRAGEVVGIAGLMGAGRTELAMSIFGRSYGRDITGRLFMHGKETRVRDVPEAIDAGIAYATEDRKKYGLNLIEDIRRNVSAAALGKLARRGFVNGNEEIKVAEGSRRDMNIKAPSVLSVVGKLSGGNQQKVVLSKWLFTDPDVLILDEPTRGIDVGAKYEIYTIVNKLVADGKAVVVISSELPELLGICDRIYTLSAGRITGQVPVNQATQENLMELMTKEKEPVG
- the mmsB gene encoding multiple monosaccharide ABC transporter permease; amino-acid sequence: MSTTTPATAPAAEVTSKALHTGTSDVRTLLTRNLRTSGIYVAFVAIVALFAILTGGTSLSPTNITNIVLQYSYILVLAIGMVLVIIAGHIDLSVGSVVALTGAVSAVLVIREGVPWWVGVLAAIAVGLAVGAWHGFWVAYVGIPAFIVTLAGMLLFRGLTLQVLSNITLSPFPTEYGRIAGGFSNGLLGGNGFDAFTLLIGALAVAGYAVSGFRTRTARIRYAQPVESFPLFVLRVVAVGAVVMAFAWQLAHARGLPYVLVILGVLIMVYAVVSNRTVFGRQIYAIGGNLSAAMLSGVKVKAVNFWIFVNMGFLSAVAGIIYSARSNGAQPSAGNMFELDAIAAAFIGGAAVTGGVGTVMGAMVGGLIMAVMSNGMQLMGVDQSLQSVVKGLVLLLAVAFDVYNKRRAGASR
- the ilvA gene encoding threonine ammonia-lyase; its protein translation is MPDDADRDDARALLAGVVRTTPVVRNRALSDLLGGDVWLKAENLQRAGSFKIRGAYTRIARLGEQGRAPGVVAASAGNHAQGVALAASLLGTTATVFMPVGAALPKVAATTAYGARVQHVGRSVDEALVAAREMSAQTGAVLVHPFDHVDVVSGQASLGAEVLEQVPDARTVLVCTGGGGLLAGVALEADRARRHGRDVTVVGVQAAAAAAYPASLSAGEPVPLARMSTMADGIAVGRPGDVPFAVVAALVDRVVTVTEEELSRALVLLLERAKLVVEPAGAAAVAALLAHPGTFEPPVVAVLSGGNVDPLVLHRVLRHGLVAGGRYLQLRVQIADRPGALGRLLEELGRTDANLVEVEHRRTAARLHVDEVEVALQLETRGGEHRDAVIGALRSAGYGVVVE
- a CDS encoding AI-2E family transporter — protein: MPPVPVPRALEIATAWGWRLLVVAVAVYVFGFLVLDRVRLVAVPLLLAVLVAALLAPLYRGLLRSRVPRYPAAGVSVAVFVAVLALAVTVVSQQIATEIGDFGASAGDGLEQTLAFVADLLGVSLAQVEASISEAVTSVVQESTGLVSGALTATGTATSLLTGLLLTLFAVFFYLADGSRIWSFLVSLLPGDGRARADVAGRRSWATLAGYVRALPVVAFVDALGIGVGAAVLGVPFALPIAVITFVGAFVPLVGAVVTGALAVLVALVSQGLVSALVLLVIVFAVQQLESYVLQPLLLGRAVELHPLAVVSAITTGIVLAGIVGGVLAVPLLAMVVTFVRSLASPHAVPLAEDAPPTDAGATDGLDGLDGADGARAPGTVVVGSETGGAR
- a CDS encoding magnesium chelatase, with protein sequence MPTPPAPSTLPDTLGALRASGWSSRDVRAELRDNLLRLMRAGTPRFEGVVGFDDTVLPEVERALLAGHDMVLLGERGQGKTRLLRSLVGLLDEWSPHVAGSELFEDPLAPVLPVTRARAETEGDDLPVAWRHRSERYNEKLATPDTSIGDLIGDVDPVRVAEGRSLGDPETIHFGLLPRTNRGIFAVNELPDLAERIQVGLLNVLEERDLQVRGYALRLPLDVLLVASANPEDYTNRGRIITPLKDRFGAEVRTHYPVDLQAEVELVTQEAVVGRDGVARVPSHLVEVLARWTRAVRESPSVDARSGVSARFAVAATETVAAGADRRAALLGEDGPAVARVTDLEPAVGTLRGKVEFESGEEGREIEVLSHLLRVATAETWRDRLGGADLSGFLDRVAEGGHVDVGDDVPVADLLSSVGTVAGLGAVCTRLGLEDAPLPAEVAAVVEFVLEGLHLTRRLSKDPVEHGRSRFSARTRPRAVGEDR